CCGAGCTCGAGCAGGCGACCGCGTCCAGGAGGAAGGGAAAAGCCTTCTCCCTCAAGGGCGGCCCGGATGTGATCCGATGAGACCCGCAACCACTGGGCTGCTGCCACTGCTGCGAGGGCATTGTACACATCGCCCAGGCTGTAGATCCTCATGTGGAGCGGGATGTCCGGTCCGAGCTCGCTGCGTACCATGAACTCCGTTCCCTCCGGTCCGAGATGCCGGATCTGATCAGCGCGCACGTCGGCTCCACGGGATACCCCAAACTTCAGCACCTGCACACCGCGCTCTGTGGCCAGTCTTTCCATTCGGGAAGTGAACTCGTTCTCCTTGTTGAGCACGGCCACACCGCCCTCAGCGATCGCCCGCACCACCTCTCCTTTCGCCTCAACCACCTGCTCCACTCCGCCCAGACGTCCGGTGTGCACCTCACCGACATTCGTGACAATCCCGATGGTCGGGCGAACTAACTCGGCCGCACGGCGCACCTCGTCCCGGCTCACCGCTCCGATCTTCACAATCGCTGCCTGGTAAGGAGCCGCCAGATACAAGAAGTAGCGGGCAATGCAGCTGGCCTCCACGCACTCGTAGGGGGTCGATAGGACCTTGCCCACTCGGCTCAGGATGTTGGTGAGCATCAGCTTGGTGGTGGTTTTCCCGCTGCTGCCCGTGACCGCGATGACCGGGCCGTCAAACATCTGCCGGCGCCGAATAGCTTCGGCCCACACGTCTTCCTGGGCAAACGGCTGCGCCTTCATGGCTCTCCTCGCCCTCACCCTGGTGCTTTTTTCGACACCGCCGGAGCGAGCCGATCGAACTTCGGCTCACCTGCGTTCCTCGCCCCTCAAGCGCAACTAATATACGAAACTCGGCGCCGTCCAGCCCATGCTGCCCGAGAAGGGGCACGCCACCCGTCCGTCGCGACGTCCCGGCAGCCCCGCCTCTGACAAAGAACATGCCGATTCCCGATCCCCAGTATGGAGCGCACTCCCCCCGGGGGGAGTGGACCGGGAGGCTGTCAACTTTCGTGCCAGCCCGCCCACTAGGGAGGTGCAGCAGCCCGCCTCCTCAAGCTTGCGGAGCGAGGCTTGGCGAGCGACGAAGGCGCAACCTCCGTCGCAGGCCGGGAAGCGCCCCCACCAACTGTGGCGATGTTCCACACCTGGGTTTTTCCCACCATTGAGCACGTGGGCGTTACCCGGGGAATACGCGCCGAAGGTAGCGCTCCACCGAACCGCTCGTTCCTCCGCAAAGGCCGCGCCCTGGCGGAAAAAGAACGGGGCTGGCAACTCTCAGGCTGCCAGCCCCATCCGCGAAGGAAGGAGGGTAACCACGGGAGTCCAGGAGGGAGGTTCGCCACAATCGCTCTGGCGTCTTACAATCCGCGTGCCAATGGAGGGGGGTAAGGCGGGGCTTCTTTCGCTCCCGTCAGGCACGACGGAAAGTATCAACCAGGCGCTAACCCCCCCGCGAAGCCGTAGGCCGCAGACTCCTGGTGCAAATCTCCACGAAGCAGCGGGGCTCTCCTTCAACTTCTTGATCCACCGAGCATTGCCCTATGTGGAATCTTCCCACACCGACCCTTGCTCTTGCCCGCGCTCCCCCTGGAGTGACTGCCCCCAGCGCGATCCAGCGAGACCGTCGTGCGCATGAGGGTCCAGTTCGGAGTGCACGACCCTGGAAGAACGTTAGGCGCTGGGCTTGAAAGAACGATTCGGCCAGCGGCACCGCTTGCTCCCTTAGGTGGAGAGCCGCAGCCTTAGGGCTTCTGCTCCCCCACCTCGCAGTGAAACGAGCGTCAGAATTGGACGGGAAACAGGAGTACCCCCCGGCCCAAAGCGCACAGGTCGCTACCCGTGCTGGAAGCGCACACCGAATCCCCCCTGCGGATTACGCCAGTCAATCGCTCCTTCGGTGCAGGCGATCCAGCAGGTCCCGCACTCGAGGCAGTTCTCGAAATTCACAAGGATCTTCCCGGAACCTTCTTCCAGGCTGTAGACTTTCGCGGGACAGATGGACAGGCAGATCCTCTCAATGTGACAGCCCCGACAGATCTCCTGGTCCACCCGAATATGGCTCTCGTTCGCGTGGCGGTACTGGACGCGGTAGAGCTTGTCCTCGATTGTGCTTAGCAATCCCGACTCTGCGATCATCCTTGAGTCCTCCGTACCTGGCCTCTTCTCAGATTACGTGGCGTTGCAGCCCCCAGGCGGCGCGAAGCAGTTTCAGCAGGCCGATTCTCCTCCGGATCTCGGCCATGAGCTCGGAGCGCACTTCCTCTTTCGGCCTTCCTGACACCTCGAAATACCGGGCCAGCAGGTCGGCGAAGACTCCGGGGTACTCGCGTAGGAGCTGCGGATGGTCCATCAGGTAGCGGACGGCATTCTGGTAGCGTCGCAGATCGCGGAACACAAAGCTCGAGCGCAAGCGACCGAGGTAGCTGGAGAGCGCCTGTCGGGAAAAGTCACCCTTCTCTTTGGCCTCGATCACCGCCTCACCCGCTGCGCGACCGCTGGCCATGGCCAGGTTGGTGCCTTCGTGGAAGAGCGAGGTGTTGACCAAACCCG
The window above is part of the candidate division KSB1 bacterium genome. Proteins encoded here:
- a CDS encoding 4Fe-4S dicluster domain-containing protein; this encodes MIAESGLLSTIEDKLYRVQYRHANESHIRVDQEICRGCHIERICLSICPAKVYSLEEGSGKILVNFENCLECGTCWIACTEGAIDWRNPQGGFGVRFQHG
- a CDS encoding UDP-N-acetylmuramoyl-tripeptide--D-alanyl-D-alanine ligase; this translates as MKAQPFAQEDVWAEAIRRRQMFDGPVIAVTGSSGKTTTKLMLTNILSRVGKVLSTPYECVEASCIARYFLYLAAPYQAAIVKIGAVSRDEVRRAAELVRPTIGIVTNVGEVHTGRLGGVEQVVEAKGEVVRAIAEGGVAVLNKENEFTSRMERLATERGVQVLKFGVSRGADVRADQIRHLGPEGTEFMVRSELGPDIPLHMRIYSLGDVYNALAAVAAAQWLRVSSDHIRAALEGEGFSLPPGRGRLLELGKVRVIDDTYDANPQSLIKTSATLVNFAPYSRRLVMVLGEMGDLGENVEERHRAAGQYLSKMPIDVIVCVGEGARPIAEGATSGASPQKAVLWLQSLEEATELLRHLVHEGDTVLVEGSARLNMSVIIESLITHFGRKG